TTGAGGTATTCCTCGAGGTCCACCTCGTTGGCCAGGACGAGCTTGCGGTCCGGAAGCGCGTGGATGAGGAGCGCGCCCGGGTAGCGCACGACCGTGGCCCGCGTCGGGTTGCCCCGAAGGTCGCGGAAGTATTCGACCTCGAGGGTTCCGTCCGCGGCCGGGACGACGGCGATCGGATTTTCCTCGAAGCGCGAGCGTCCGACATACAGGCCGTCTTCGGCGCGCACGACGGACCAGGCCAGCTCGTCGCCCGAGGCCAGGACCTCGCCGCGCGCGCGGATCTCGTAGGGACCGCGCACGGCGATGCGGACTGAAGAATCCCGCAGGCAGCGGCTGAGGCCCACCTGAAGCGTGGGCGGGGCGACGACGGAGCCGACGCCCATGTCCTCGCGCACCGGCCTTCCCGCTCCGCAGGCGTGGACGAGAAAGACCCCCCAGAGCCCGAGGAAGACGGCGACGGCGTGCAAAACGGCGTGGCGTTCCATCTCCCTCTCTCCGCTTCCGTGCCGACCCGCCGGGGTTCCGCGCCCGGCCGTTCCGGAGACAGGGACGGACCCTGCGGATCGGGGCATCTCAATTCTATCCCGTTCCGGCCCGAAATCAACGTCGGGCCCATACTCAATCCATTGAACCCACCCGCGGAACGTGGTCCAATAGGGCCCATGCCCCGCAAGGCCCGCGCGCGCCGCACGGCGCGCTCCAAGGTCGCCCCCGCCGCCGAACCCCCGCCCGACGTGATGCGCCTGGAGGAGGAAAACCGCCGGCTGCGGGCGCGCCTGGCCCTCGTCGAAAGCGCCCGCGACGGCGCCGTGGCGGAGGCCATCCTCCGCCTCCACGAGCTTTTCCGCGAATTCAACACGCTCGACCTTGACCGCATCGGCCTGGCGGCCACGCGCAAGGCCGCCGCCGTCCTGCGGGCGCGCCGGTCGTCGCTCTACCTCTACGACTACGGAACCCGGGAGCTCGTCCTCCTGGCCCATACCCACGGAATCCCCATCGCCGAACGGGTGCCCGTCGCCAGGCCCGCCCGCACCGTCATGGCCCACGCCCTCGAGGGGCGCGAGACGCTCGTCGCCGAAGACCTGGACGCCTATGCCCGGGAACGCGCGCTGTCTCTCGACCGCCCCTTTGCCGCTCAGTACGCCACCCCGTCCTGCATCTGCGCCCCGCTCCTGACCGCCAACTTCATCGTGGGCGTGCTCAACTTCGCCGACAAGGAAGGGGATGCGCCCTTCGACCCGATCCGCGACCGCGCCCTCGTCGA
The sequence above is drawn from the Planctomycetota bacterium genome and encodes:
- a CDS encoding sensor domain-containing diguanylate cyclase, with amino-acid sequence MPRKARARRTARSKVAPAAEPPPDVMRLEEENRRLRARLALVESARDGAVAEAILRLHELFREFNTLDLDRIGLAATRKAAAVLRARRSSLYLYDYGTRELVLLAHTHGIPIAERVPVARPARTVMAHALEGRETLVAEDLDAYARERALSLDRPFAAQYATPSCICAPLLTANFIVGVLNFADKEGDAPFDPIRDRALVEQFSSVLAMAIRNCRLFKEVQSQAHTDALTRLGNYRAFHETLRSEMHRAARYDRPLGLIMLDIDSFKEINDRYGHQAGDAALAELGRLVRASIRREDAAARYGGDEIAVILPETRPQGCLMVVQRLMAAVRNHAFHFEGKRLPVTISVGVASFRPDMTITQFVRAADQALYRAKQRGRNRFETADETAPA